In Candidatus Desulforudis audaxviator MP104C, a genomic segment contains:
- a CDS encoding flagellin — MRISTHLFYKNLLSSIHREHLGAARVQEQIASGRRINRLSEDPAALSQVLSLRTATSEIRDYVLSIDLQRSRLNRAEEALAQATQVMQDARVMAVQGATGTYSPSDLKNLAFEVDRMITALVGFANASRGGVKPEGLFERTVVDGQEMVVYTPPEVWLEQVTGEGWGRVLTLNKLVETIDPGQVFQVEAMKDEGGNPVLRATMFDALFDLRDRLMAGEQSGVAGLIGVLEGHIDTLLQGRGDLGSRGYQLEKLQAQIQIQNEQLTEVLSKIGDTDVAEAVIRINRHELVLQATLSTAARLMHVSLLNYLR; from the coding sequence ATGCGGATCAGCACCCACTTATTCTACAAGAACCTCCTGAGCAGTATTCACCGGGAGCATCTCGGCGCTGCCCGGGTCCAGGAGCAGATCGCCAGCGGGCGGCGGATCAACCGCCTGAGCGAGGACCCGGCGGCCCTGAGCCAGGTCCTGTCACTGCGTACCGCCACCAGTGAGATCCGGGACTATGTCCTGAGCATCGACCTGCAAAGGTCGCGCTTAAACCGCGCCGAAGAGGCGCTCGCTCAGGCGACGCAAGTGATGCAGGACGCCCGGGTGATGGCCGTCCAGGGCGCCACCGGCACCTATTCTCCTTCCGACCTGAAGAACCTGGCCTTTGAGGTCGACCGGATGATCACTGCCCTGGTCGGTTTCGCGAACGCGTCCCGCGGGGGTGTCAAGCCGGAGGGGCTGTTCGAAAGAACCGTTGTGGATGGACAGGAAATGGTCGTCTACACTCCGCCCGAAGTATGGCTTGAACAGGTCACCGGAGAGGGTTGGGGCCGGGTGCTGACCCTGAACAAGCTCGTGGAGACCATCGATCCGGGCCAAGTGTTCCAGGTCGAGGCGATGAAGGACGAGGGCGGCAACCCCGTACTGCGCGCCACCATGTTCGACGCCCTGTTCGACTTGCGTGACCGCCTGATGGCGGGCGAGCAGAGCGGGGTGGCGGGCCTGATCGGCGTCCTCGAAGGCCACATCGACACCCTGTTGCAGGGCCGCGGTGACCTGGGCAGCCGCGGCTACCAGTTGGAGAAGCTCCAGGCCCAGATCCAGATCCAGAACGAGCAGTTGACCGAGGTGCTGTCCAAGATCGGGGACACGGACGTGGCTGAGGCCGTGATCCGGATCAACCGGCACGAACTGGTGCTCCAGGCCACCCTGTCCACCGCGGCCCGGCTGATGCACGTCAGCCTGCTCAACTAC
- the flgK gene encoding flagellar hook-associated protein FlgK — MSFLGIEIARRSLHGHQQAMNTTAHNIANINTPGYKRQEAVLQSTPAIAYPSVFSPRPGQLGTGMSAVEIKRYSDAYLDRQVREAQSAIGYWSGVETALQRVEAVLPEPTDFGIQALLGNFFSTWHYLVQDPANPGSRSAVRGAAETLANSLSLAYYSLTNVRNDLIGGNDLFAQQVGRINSIGRQIAELNREIAYQRTAGANPNDLLNRRDYLLDELSKLADVSVTVTNAELNLVSVSVYGLELVNGDGYLATDRGFTELAADHESLQNLIEALEGSTRGGLAGTFAVGARVKEYLKQLELLMLSLANAVNGVLALEFFAFNIERVTGETAAGGGTDAHRLANGWLIANTVTITVDGNPFEVYFEGDELPPGSGDWVLVDTITGTLQFGRIIEGTETIVADYDYKTGPISIGPEAEGALAQVTAEQAWAVAQIREQRVVDADGDGEDDTTLDGYYQQLVTGIGADLNAAQRGRDNVSAILGQIEALRESVSGVNLDEELTRMIQYQYGYQAAARVITVLDELLDTLINRML, encoded by the coding sequence GTGTCCTTTCTCGGCATCGAAATCGCCCGGCGCAGCCTGCACGGGCACCAGCAGGCGATGAACACCACGGCGCACAACATCGCCAACATCAACACGCCGGGATATAAGCGGCAGGAGGCCGTGCTCCAGTCCACGCCGGCCATCGCCTACCCGTCGGTGTTCTCTCCGCGGCCCGGACAGTTGGGCACGGGGATGAGCGCGGTGGAGATCAAACGGTACAGCGATGCCTACCTCGACCGCCAGGTGCGGGAGGCCCAGTCGGCCATCGGCTACTGGTCCGGAGTGGAGACCGCCCTGCAGCGCGTGGAGGCCGTGCTGCCGGAACCCACCGACTTCGGGATCCAGGCGCTCCTGGGTAATTTCTTCAGCACCTGGCACTACCTGGTCCAGGACCCGGCCAACCCCGGCTCCCGGTCGGCGGTGCGGGGCGCGGCCGAGACGTTGGCAAACAGCCTTTCCCTGGCCTATTACTCGCTGACGAACGTGAGAAACGACCTCATCGGCGGAAACGACCTCTTTGCACAGCAGGTGGGCCGAATCAACTCCATCGGCCGGCAGATTGCCGAACTGAACCGGGAGATCGCCTACCAGCGCACCGCCGGCGCCAACCCCAACGACCTCTTGAACCGGCGGGACTACCTGTTGGATGAATTGTCCAAACTGGCGGACGTGAGTGTGACCGTGACCAACGCCGAACTCAATCTGGTCAGCGTCAGCGTTTACGGTTTGGAACTGGTGAACGGTGACGGCTACCTGGCAACCGACCGCGGATTTACCGAACTGGCCGCCGATCATGAAAGTCTGCAAAATCTCATAGAGGCGCTGGAGGGCAGTACCCGGGGCGGGTTGGCCGGCACCTTCGCCGTGGGCGCGAGGGTCAAGGAGTACTTGAAGCAACTTGAACTTCTGATGTTGAGCCTGGCGAACGCGGTGAACGGAGTGCTGGCTCTTGAATTCTTTGCGTTCAACATCGAAAGAGTGACCGGCGAAACCGCCGCCGGGGGCGGCACTGACGCCCACCGACTGGCGAACGGCTGGTTGATTGCGAATACCGTCACCATCACGGTCGACGGCAATCCGTTTGAGGTGTATTTCGAAGGGGATGAGCTACCCCCGGGGTCCGGCGACTGGGTACTGGTGGATACAATCACCGGAACGCTGCAGTTTGGCCGGATAATCGAGGGGACCGAAACCATTGTCGCCGATTATGACTACAAGACCGGCCCCATATCCATCGGGCCCGAAGCGGAAGGGGCCCTGGCGCAGGTAACTGCGGAGCAGGCCTGGGCGGTTGCCCAGATTCGTGAGCAGCGCGTGGTCGATGCCGACGGGGACGGCGAGGACGACACCACCCTGGACGGCTACTACCAGCAATTGGTCACCGGGATCGGCGCCGACCTGAACGCTGCGCAGCGGGGCCGGGACAACGTGAGCGCTATCCTGGGCCAGATCGAAGCGCTCCGGGAGTCTGTATCCGGGGTGAACCTGGATGAGGAACTGACCCGGATGATTCAGTACCAGTACGGGTACCAGGCGGCCGCCCGCGTGATCACGGTGCTGGATGAGCTGCTGGACACCCTGATCAACCGGATGCTCTAA
- a CDS encoding flagellar protein FlgN, with product MTVNDLAACLRQEIELAAGIVHTLDEQQQALLRLDLAGLEASVPALEKLTDELRQAEERREATARALAEEHELDGTTPLRELLAVLPAPVGRELEQAGRRLGSLIEEIRHRNHANYVLMLNAARFNRAILQFVAGTTATYAPDGVRGEAGEARSLILNKEA from the coding sequence ATGACCGTTAACGACCTGGCCGCCTGCCTCCGGCAGGAAATAGAGCTGGCGGCCGGGATTGTACACACATTGGACGAACAGCAACAGGCCCTGCTCAGGCTGGATCTGGCAGGGCTCGAAGCGTCCGTGCCGGCTCTGGAGAAACTGACCGACGAGCTGCGCCAGGCGGAGGAACGGCGCGAAGCGACCGCCAGGGCGCTGGCCGAGGAGCACGAATTGGATGGTACCACGCCGCTGCGCGAATTGTTGGCCGTCCTGCCGGCGCCGGTGGGCCGGGAACTGGAACAGGCGGGCCGGCGTCTGGGATCCCTGATCGAAGAGATCCGGCACCGGAACCACGCGAACTACGTGCTGATGCTGAACGCGGCCCGCTTCAACCGGGCCATTTTACAATTTGTCGCGGGTACGACCGCGACCTACGCGCCGGACGGGGTCCGTGGAGAAGCCGGGGAGGCCCGGTCCCTGATCCTCAACAAAGAAGCGTGA
- the flgM gene encoding flagellar biosynthesis anti-sigma factor FlgM encodes MKIDKTGGVDLTRIYGRQIVDRKPGEHPRTEGAEERDSVELSDQARELQAYRQKLAELPAVRTELVERLKAEIQAGTYDADAEKIAAGLVREWGGEGE; translated from the coding sequence ATGAAGATAGACAAGACCGGCGGGGTGGACCTGACGCGAATCTACGGTCGCCAGATAGTGGATCGCAAACCCGGGGAACATCCCCGGACGGAGGGTGCCGAGGAGAGGGATAGCGTCGAGCTTTCCGACCAGGCGCGCGAACTCCAGGCGTACCGGCAGAAGCTGGCCGAGTTGCCCGCGGTCCGGACCGAACTGGTGGAGCGCCTCAAGGCGGAGATTCAGGCCGGCACCTATGATGCCGACGCCGAAAAGATCGCTGCAGGTCTGGTGCGGGAATGGGGCGGGGAGGGCGAATGA
- a CDS encoding protein-glutamate methylesterase/protein-glutamine glutaminase produces the protein MPPVRVFLVDDSAVVRTIIGRRLREIGFEVVGTAMNGKDALRKIPVLRPEVVVMDVEMPELDGLNTLRELMISYPVPVIMLSAHTRAGSKATIEALALGAVDFVPKPIGTADITAIIAELAVKISAAAGASVRGALTQAVAPEPPRAPLAPVAARAPKRKTDLVVIGCSTGGPNALRVLLPGFPANLPAAVVVVQHMPAGFTALLAEHLDAVCAMEVRHARDNDPVVPGRVLIAPAGKAFRFRPGPDGVRVSVSEDNTPPAPGTFRPSVDEVMTQAAAIYGSRVTGVLLTGMGRDGAGGMLAIKQKNGYTIAQDEASCVVYGMPRAAVENGAACRVLPLSEISAEVVQQL, from the coding sequence ATGCCGCCGGTTAGGGTTTTCCTGGTCGATGACTCAGCCGTGGTCCGGACCATCATCGGGCGCCGGCTTCGCGAGATCGGGTTCGAGGTCGTGGGCACCGCGATGAATGGGAAAGACGCCCTGCGGAAGATCCCGGTGCTCCGGCCCGAAGTGGTGGTCATGGACGTGGAGATGCCGGAACTCGACGGCTTGAACACTCTGCGTGAACTCATGATCAGCTATCCGGTGCCCGTGATCATGCTCAGCGCCCACACCCGGGCCGGGAGCAAGGCGACCATCGAGGCCCTGGCCCTCGGCGCGGTCGATTTCGTGCCGAAACCCATCGGCACAGCCGACATAACCGCGATCATAGCGGAGCTGGCGGTGAAAATCAGCGCTGCCGCCGGGGCGTCGGTTCGCGGTGCCCTGACCCAGGCCGTGGCGCCGGAGCCGCCCCGTGCGCCCCTGGCACCGGTTGCGGCCCGGGCGCCGAAGAGAAAGACCGACCTGGTGGTCATCGGCTGCTCGACCGGAGGGCCCAACGCTCTCCGCGTTCTCTTGCCCGGATTCCCGGCGAACCTGCCGGCGGCGGTGGTGGTGGTGCAGCACATGCCCGCCGGGTTCACGGCTTTACTGGCCGAACACCTGGATGCGGTATGCGCAATGGAGGTCCGGCACGCCCGGGACAACGATCCGGTCGTGCCCGGCCGGGTCCTCATCGCCCCCGCCGGCAAAGCCTTCCGATTCCGGCCCGGCCCGGACGGCGTGCGGGTCAGCGTGAGCGAAGACAACACCCCGCCGGCCCCAGGGACCTTCCGTCCCTCGGTGGACGAGGTCATGACCCAGGCGGCCGCCATATACGGGAGCCGGGTAACGGGTGTGCTGCTTACCGGGATGGGGCGTGACGGCGCCGGCGGGATGCTGGCCATCAAGCAAAAGAACGGGTACACCATTGCCCAGGATGAGGCCAGTTGCGTGGTATACGGCATGCCCCGGGCCGCCGTGGAGAACGGCGCCGCCTGCCGGGTGCTGCCGCTTTCTGAAATCTCCGCCGAAGTTGTGCAGCAGCTCTAA
- a CDS encoding chemotaxis protein CheA produces MFSSEEIQVFLDELDEKIEILNDGFLALEREGDNPETIQEIFRAAHTIKGSSGILGYDQMSALTHEMENLLTLLREGRVHSTPRMVDVLLEALDTLKLLRDKVIGGTDREIDTGPVMEKLREFCEQESAEVGDAGATGAGAAAGSEGAAGLVVTDAHWEVLREAVDQGYSAYRVRVDIDPGCQMKSVRAFLVFQTLEKAGVQVIQSEPPVEDLEQGNYGAGFELLVLSEEDADRLQGALSLIAEVSAVTVTPVAVLEEAGGDTITPAHTPGGTSTAAGPAPAARVEQFDSLNAHKKAIRTVRIDVQKLDSLMNLVGELVIERTRLERFADIMELKYRSEEMIDTLNEISSHLGQITSDLQEEIMMARMLPIAQVFNRFPRMVRDLAQKLGKEVNLVIEGRDTELDRNVIEIISDPLVHLIRNAVDHGLEMPEERLGFGKPRAGTLTLRAFHQENHIVIIVEDDGRGLDPDRLRARAREMQLLDEETLARLTDQDALNLIFQAGFSTAADVSDISGRGVGMDVVKSQIEQINGLVEMRSTPGQGTAVTIKLPLTLAIIRALMVELGNYVYAFPLANVVETMQIDPAEIRMIRDAEVVVVRGEVLPLVRLRRLFRQRETDPEGRLYVVIIGTGQDRVGVVVDRLVGEQEIVIKSLGDLLGRIPGISGATILGDGKVALIVDVRALLAETIGTRGRQGRVYAAG; encoded by the coding sequence ATGTTTTCGTCCGAAGAGATCCAGGTCTTTCTGGACGAGCTTGACGAAAAGATAGAGATATTGAACGACGGATTCCTGGCGCTCGAGCGGGAGGGGGACAACCCCGAAACCATCCAGGAGATATTCCGGGCGGCGCATACCATTAAGGGTTCGTCCGGGATCCTGGGATACGACCAAATGTCCGCGCTCACGCACGAGATGGAGAACCTTCTTACCCTGTTGCGGGAGGGTCGTGTGCACAGTACGCCCCGCATGGTGGACGTGCTGCTGGAGGCGCTGGACACGCTCAAATTGTTGCGCGATAAGGTCATCGGGGGGACGGACCGGGAAATCGATACCGGCCCCGTGATGGAAAAGTTGCGGGAATTCTGTGAGCAGGAGTCGGCCGAAGTCGGTGACGCCGGCGCGACCGGGGCCGGGGCGGCTGCGGGTTCGGAAGGGGCCGCCGGGCTAGTGGTCACTGATGCCCATTGGGAGGTGCTCCGGGAAGCCGTGGATCAGGGGTACAGTGCCTACCGCGTCCGGGTGGACATCGATCCCGGCTGTCAGATGAAATCGGTACGGGCCTTTCTGGTTTTCCAGACATTGGAGAAAGCCGGGGTGCAGGTGATTCAGTCCGAACCGCCGGTGGAGGACCTGGAACAGGGCAATTACGGTGCGGGGTTTGAGCTGCTTGTACTCTCCGAGGAAGATGCGGACCGGCTGCAGGGGGCTTTGTCGCTCATCGCCGAGGTAAGCGCCGTAACGGTAACACCGGTAGCGGTCTTGGAAGAGGCGGGCGGCGATACAATTACCCCCGCGCATACTCCGGGTGGAACGTCCACCGCGGCCGGACCCGCTCCGGCCGCCCGCGTGGAGCAGTTCGACTCCTTGAACGCCCACAAGAAAGCCATCCGGACCGTCCGGATCGACGTCCAGAAGCTGGACAGCCTGATGAACCTGGTTGGTGAACTGGTGATCGAGCGGACCAGGCTGGAGCGCTTCGCGGACATCATGGAGCTGAAATACCGCTCGGAGGAAATGATCGACACCTTGAACGAAATCTCGAGCCACCTGGGGCAGATCACCAGTGACCTCCAAGAGGAAATCATGATGGCCCGGATGCTCCCGATCGCCCAGGTGTTCAACCGCTTCCCGCGGATGGTCCGGGACCTGGCCCAGAAGTTGGGCAAGGAGGTGAACCTGGTCATCGAGGGGCGGGACACCGAACTGGACCGGAACGTAATCGAAATCATCAGCGACCCGCTGGTGCACCTGATCCGAAACGCCGTGGATCACGGGCTGGAGATGCCCGAGGAGCGGCTCGGGTTCGGCAAGCCGCGTGCGGGCACCCTGACTCTGCGCGCCTTTCACCAGGAAAACCACATTGTGATCATCGTGGAGGACGACGGCCGGGGTTTGGACCCGGACCGACTGCGGGCCAGGGCGCGGGAAATGCAGCTTCTTGACGAGGAAACCTTGGCCCGTCTGACTGACCAGGACGCGCTGAACCTGATCTTCCAGGCCGGTTTTTCCACGGCGGCCGACGTGAGTGACATTTCCGGCCGGGGCGTGGGCATGGACGTGGTGAAAAGTCAGATCGAGCAGATCAACGGTCTGGTGGAAATGCGCAGCACCCCGGGACAGGGTACGGCGGTCACCATCAAGCTGCCGCTGACCCTGGCGATCATCCGGGCGCTGATGGTCGAACTGGGCAATTACGTGTACGCCTTTCCGCTGGCCAATGTGGTCGAAACCATGCAGATTGACCCGGCGGAGATCCGCATGATCAGGGATGCCGAGGTGGTGGTGGTTCGCGGCGAGGTTTTGCCCCTGGTCCGCCTGCGCCGCCTGTTCCGGCAACGGGAAACCGATCCGGAAGGGAGACTTTACGTGGTAATCATCGGCACCGGCCAGGACCGCGTTGGTGTGGTGGTGGACCGGCTCGTCGGAGAGCAGGAAATCGTGATCAAGTCCCTGGGCGATCTGCTGGGGCGGATACCCGGGATTTCGGGGGCGACCATTCTTGGGGATGGGAAGGTGGCTCTGATCGTAGACGTGCGGGCGCTCCTTGCGGAAACCATCGGCACCCGCGGCCGCCAAGGCAGAGTGTATGCCGCCGGTTAG
- a CDS encoding chemotaxis protein CheW codes for MADAEASRKREEQLVVFQLAGQTYGMDIARVFEIIRMETITRVPKAPSFVEGVIKLRGNIIPVIDLRKRFAMPPAESTANNRIVIVEMGGTTIGMIVDAVSEVLRISQADIEPPPPMVAGVDAAYLRGIALWRDRLIILLDLEKILAEKEQARLRQARMELAAEKPA; via the coding sequence ATGGCTGACGCCGAGGCTTCCAGGAAAAGGGAAGAGCAGTTGGTGGTTTTCCAACTGGCCGGTCAGACCTATGGCATGGACATCGCCCGGGTGTTTGAGATCATTCGCATGGAAACGATCACCCGGGTCCCGAAAGCGCCTTCGTTCGTGGAGGGTGTGATCAAACTGCGTGGGAACATCATCCCGGTCATTGACCTCCGGAAACGTTTTGCCATGCCGCCGGCCGAATCAACGGCCAACAACCGTATTGTCATCGTGGAAATGGGCGGCACGACAATCGGCATGATCGTGGACGCGGTTTCCGAGGTCCTGCGTATATCCCAAGCCGACATTGAGCCGCCGCCGCCGATGGTAGCCGGCGTGGACGCCGCCTACCTGCGCGGGATTGCCCTATGGCGGGACCGTCTGATCATCCTGCTCGATCTGGAGAAGATCCTGGCCGAGAAGGAGCAGGCCCGGCTGCGGCAGGCGCGGATGGAACTGGCGGCGGAAAAACCCGCCTGA
- a CDS encoding motility protein A, producing the protein MGAIRIDPTTLLGIFAALSFVVVGFILKDGHLSSLIVPAAMAVVFGCTLSASIATLRKVDISDVFRSLRMLVHHRAKSPTEMIEEIVSLAEKARREGLLYLENYLEGVDDLFLRKGLQLVIDGAEPEVVKGVLETELYALEERHRVAHEFFETAGSFAPTMGIAGAIMGLIVALGNIQEPDKLGPAIASAFVATLYGVVFAYCICFPIATKLKTLTAKEVMLRQLVREGVIALQSGNNPIIIRERLNAFLNPNTRASSKKNVEEEETREAAG; encoded by the coding sequence TTGGGGGCGATTCGCATCGATCCGACCACTTTACTCGGCATCTTCGCGGCTTTATCCTTCGTAGTCGTCGGCTTCATCCTGAAAGACGGACACCTTTCCTCTCTGATCGTTCCGGCGGCTATGGCCGTCGTGTTTGGGTGCACGTTAAGTGCCTCCATCGCCACCCTCAGGAAAGTAGACATCTCAGACGTGTTCCGGAGCCTGCGCATGCTCGTCCACCACCGGGCCAAGAGTCCGACGGAGATGATCGAGGAAATCGTGTCACTGGCCGAGAAAGCGCGGCGTGAGGGCCTTCTCTACTTGGAGAACTACCTTGAGGGGGTGGACGACCTTTTTCTACGTAAGGGCCTTCAACTGGTTATCGACGGTGCCGAACCGGAGGTGGTCAAGGGCGTGCTGGAAACGGAGTTGTACGCCCTGGAGGAGCGGCACCGGGTAGCACACGAGTTTTTCGAGACGGCGGGGTCTTTCGCCCCCACCATGGGTATCGCCGGGGCGATCATGGGCCTCATTGTCGCCCTCGGGAACATCCAGGAGCCGGATAAGCTCGGCCCGGCCATCGCCTCGGCCTTCGTGGCCACCCTGTACGGGGTGGTGTTCGCCTACTGCATCTGCTTCCCCATCGCCACCAAGCTCAAGACTCTCACCGCGAAGGAGGTAATGCTCCGCCAGCTGGTTCGGGAAGGCGTAATCGCGCTCCAGTCCGGGAACAACCCGATCATCATCCGCGAGCGCCTGAACGCTTTTCTGAACCCGAACACCCGGGCGTCGTCCAAGAAGAACGTGGAGGAGGAGGAGACCCGTGAAGCGGCCGGGTAA